A region of the Apium graveolens cultivar Ventura chromosome 6, ASM990537v1, whole genome shotgun sequence genome:
TAATCATTCTAGACAAATTTTAATTGAAgttatgaatttttaataattctagacaaattttatttttattatgcCAACTAAAATTTTAAGCTAAATGCTTGTTAATTTGTTGTTAATTTGTTATGGTGGGAGACTACACAGTGTGTCCAAGTGGTTCATCTATATAGCTCATTGGTTTAATAAATCTACAAAATACAAAAGGATATAAATCAACATTGGCATGACTTAGTTAAACGATTGTTTAAGGTCGGCCTTGACATCATGATTCAACCGTATTCATAATGGAACTgaagaatattatttcaaatCATCACGCTTGTTTCATAACAATTGCCGGGACAATTTTTAATATGTTATGATTATCATTGTATTGTTTTTAActtttacaaaaaaatattattatcGGAGTGTCTTAATTGTTAGTGGTGGCCAGGTCGGAGAATGCCAGAACTCAACATGGAAGAACGACACAACTTCAGAAAATAGATTCATTAAATTCACTAATACAAAAATATGCTGGAGTTGAAGATGCACTCTCTTCTTAATCACGTAATAGTCGAGCTAAATAATCACTACTTTGTTTCCAGATCGTTCGTTAAATCTAGTACGAATGAATATTCCCAAAGTCATTGTAGTATCAAGAATGCACCACAGGTGTATCATGTAACATATATACCTGTTCTTTGTGATTTCAGCAACATTTTACAGCTAACAATTGTTAGTTGCCATACGAAATTTCATTGTCATTGCAACTCTTGGATACATATTAGGAGGTACAGAATGAGGTTGAACAGAGTAACTTTTTTTCTTGTCAGAACAGAGTAAAGATTTAACTGCTTACAGAATAAGTCTGTTCATATCAACAATCAACATGCATCAGCGGGACACCAAAAATCACCACTAGACAACATGGCAATTCAATGTTATTGCCATTTACATTTCTCAAAAGCTCTCTTTCTTCACCCTACCTAACTATTTAACTAATTCACAGGTACTGAAAAtcatgtatgtgtgtgtgtatgatGGATCATGGAAGACGATAAAAGAATAACTTTTTTCAGCGGAATTTCCATGTTGGTCAATGTTTTTCTATCTTTAGTTTTCCTGTTTTTCTCCTCCCATCTCCGGAAACTGGCCTCCTTGCATTCTTTGGCATTGCTGAAACAGTCCCTGTTGATTGTCGACGTGCTGGCGGTTGTGGAATTAAACTCCTGCCATAAAGGATCGGAAAAAAAAATAAGAGGTTCAACATAAAAGTGCGAAGTTTCATACAGCACTAAAAAGATTTAGCTGATGAGAATATTATACCTTTCTGGGTGGTTTTCTTGCTTTGGAGTTTTTGTCCTAAGTGTTGACCCCTTCAAAGTCGGAATACTGGTGGTTTTGGGAACATTAAGTTGCCAAAGGGAGTCTGCCTCAGAAGAGTCACTAGTTGCAACATCCAGCTCATCGTATCCATCAGTTGTAACAACCTCGTGTCTATTCATGTCATGATTTAGGATGTCATTTTTGTTCATAGGTTGTTCAGGATATATCTTGGAAGGGTCCGGAATATATTTATTAGAAGGCATCTTTGGCAACTGATGATCATCTTCTTCCCATTGTTGTCCCAAGCAGGTACCGTTCATGTTTATTCCATCTTGCTTATGGACCATGTCTACGTCAACCAAACTTGCAGAACCGTTAAGCAAGTCGCGAGGATCCAAGCTATTTCTTCTCTCTAATTTCTGTAGATTATTATTGACCTGCAAGCAAGAACAATAAAATGTAACTTGTGAGTCACCGATTGACACGATTTTATCCAGTTTTAGcctatgttactcggactcttcATTTTACCTTAGAGTACCCATGTCGGACACTCAACACTTGGACATGGACATTCGGACTTGGACACTTAATTTAGGCTaaaaacatgtatatttttcaaaatattgccGCATCCGATACTTGGACACGTATGCATGTTGGACACTTCTAGCCGAGTCCGAGTAAGATAGGTTTTAGCCATCAGACTGACATTTTTCTAGTCACTCCACCACCACATAACCACAGAGCCAATTCATCTTCTTCCACTTAAAATCTTTTTCTCACTCTTTCATTGACTCAAACTTTTGTTATCTTAAATTTCATAAGACCCTACTCTTCCAAATGTTTCTTCACTGGACTCCAGTTGTATAAATTAATTGTACATCAAATGAAAAACCTACATGTAAGACCTCACCCTTCCCAATACAAAATGGATGAAGACTTTTACATACCTCAAAATTCCCTACACTCTGCCAACTAGAACTTGAGGTTGTAGACCCGGCAGACATCATTCGACACAACGTGGATTGCTGAGTATTTTCTTGTCCCTCTTTTTTTGCTAAGGCTTCCTTAAGACTAGCAATCTAAATGAACAACACACAACAATCAAAATTAGCACAGACAAAAAAGTAGCATGCAGCTTAAAAGAGACCCCCAATAAGATTGATTGGAGTTCAATATGAAAGATACTCGTATGTGACCTACAAATTAATTAATACAACACTTCACAGTTCACATTACTTTGTTaagtcaataaatatatataaatatcttgAGTGATCTAAACTGATGTTTTAAGGAAGATAAAAATGAGCCAAGGGCTCCAATGTGGATTTTCAGCTGGTTATTATATGTGTGTGACTTGCTgactttttttttttttgctaaattagtGACTTGCTGACTTTTATTTATATTAAAGGAAAAGAAAGAAATTTTTTTATGGATAATGAATATATTAGATTATCTAGATACTAGTAGAACTTTAAATTCTTCCCCTTTCCTTTTTTCTATTCAAAAGCCTCTACTTGGCCCTAAATCTTTTTTGTGAAAAAAAAAGGTGTGTTGTACTATTAGTTCATGTGCTAtggatacctgttcttttaacTCCTTCACATTAGCACTATCTTTGTTTGCTCGAGCAGCACCGAGCTCAACAGTAGAAACCCGTTCAGCAAATTTAAGTGTGCTAACTGTTTCGCCTATAGCATCGGCCTCTGGACTGATGTGAACGAACATCAAGGTCTTAGCCTGCCCTCCTGAATATTTCCAGGGTGAATGACTTAATATAAGCAAGAACAATGGAATATTTTCTCATTTATCCCGAAAAAAGAAAAGTTCTCATCAGAGGTAGAGGATTGGAAAATGTACCAAGAGCATCTTGGAGCAATTGCGTCAGTTTACTGTTTCTATAAGGGACATGTGCGTTTTTCTGGGCAAGAGAAGAAATTACATCTCCAAGAGCTGAGAGAGATTTGTTAATATGTTGTGCCTCCTTCAGTCGATCTCCTACAACTTCAGATTTATCAACCCTTTCACTTCCTGCCAGGTCGACCAGATGCATACAACCACGAAGCTCTGTACCAGACTTCAAGTCTCTTCCTCTAACATGGACAGTCAGGCAGCTGCAAAAGAATATTCTGTAAGTACAATTGGTATCCTCACAATTTATCATTTATAGGTTATATGAGAAATTAAGGAAACGAGACTATTTTGACATTAGAAGAAGTCTACAACTTAGCAAGGGAGAAAAAGATTATCAAGATATAATCAGAATTGTAAATAAATCAAAATTTCGTTTAGCAGAAGGATTGACATAGAGAAGAATTCAAGTACCTGTGAGAACGACTACTACGATCATTCATGGCAGTGCAACTAACTGCACGATTTTTCTGTCCAAGGTTCATCAATTCCATTACTTCAGATGTAGATGTAACCGGTACCAGATTTGCGTCTGGTACGTTCAAACCATTCTGTGAACTGTTACGAATTTCTAATGTGTATATAAGTTAAGAAAACAAAAACTACAATTTTGCTCTAGTTAAGAGTAATCACACTTGAAATTTTATTAGATATGTAAACTAATCAACCCAGTATAAAGGATATTTTTTGTGAAGACCATCTGTCACAAGGAGATCCCTGACTTGCTCATTATATATTTCCAGCATCTGAACAAAAACGTCGTAATGAACGATATCTTTTCTCTGTTCTGAGATAAAAAACAAATCACCTAATGCCCTGTAGTTTACACCTAACGTGTCTTCTGTAAGATTATTTGGGCCACTCTGTAGACAAATGATGGACTTCGATCAGACTGAGAAAGTTAAGAATTAGAAGTGATATTTACACATTGTGTTATATCTCTTACCATAGTATAAGTTTTTCCTGATCCTGTTTGACCATAAGCAAAAATACATACATTGTATCCATCAAGAACAGATCGAATTAAAGGTTTCATGTCTGAGAATACCATTTCTGTACAAATGGAAAAAAGGAAGAAATTGTTTTAACGATAATTGTTAACAAATCGAGTAACAATATAAACGAGTAGCTCTTTGGGGACCTTAGTGACCTTGCGTTGCAGATGGACCAAACACTTGATTGTAAGTAAATGACTTCCGTCCCTCTTTCCCATTTTTTGAAGGAATTATGAGGGTTATATTCCCATTATCTATACTTCCCAAGGTGCTCAATCGGTTTGGTTGTCCAGGCAAGAAAGGTCGGACTCGACAATAGACTCTGATACTTCCTATTGAAAAAGAGTTAAAATTTTCACAAACCATTATCGATGTTCTTCATGACATTATAACAATGTCAACTACAGTAAGAGTTAGTGCAAGCACTCACCTTTGAGGTCTTGCACTTGATTGTATAACTTGCGGTTTTCCTCTAGAACTTTCTGGTAACCTGAAGCAGCATGAGCTAGACTATGCAGATGCTGACCTGTTAAGTGGACATAGTTATTTAACTATGTTATTCAGAATCCATATATTACTTGAACTTTTACATGACACTATACCTAGACAATGGATCTCTTCTTGATACTTCTTTTGCATAAGCTGTATATCTAGTTTTGCAGCAGAAACAGTATGTTTCAAATCCTGCAATACATACAAATATTAATACATGATCATAACACATTATTCCGAGTAATGTTATAAATGCTATTCAAAACTAGAATTCTAATATACCTGCAGATCCTTGTTTTGTTTTTGGAAAAGCACGTGTTTCTTTAAAACCTTGGAATCAACTTCATCACTAAACACCCCTTTACATTCAACTTTAACCAACTCTGACATTTCTGTTCCGCTCGTCTGCAATATGACAGTATTTAACAAGCCATGGCAGAAACATGTTGTTTTCAATATGAAGCTAGGATAAATCACATTGTTGAATTTCTTATATTTGCTGCTGTGCAGTGCATTATTTGCATTATCAATATGGATTATATATAGTTTAAATACCATTTCACCAGACATAGGACATGGGAGAATATTATTCGTGCAAGAGACATTCAATGCTGTTGCaacatttttcatctgtttaaaTACAAATTTGATTTCCGttagaaaattacaaaaaaattcCTTCTGAATCTTATTCAACTATAAGACAGTGACATCTGTATTTATGCGCTCACACACCCAGACACATACCTGTTCATTTTGGGTTGCCAAGCGGCTCTCAAATTCCTCCGTCACTTTACTTAACAAATTCTCCATAATCTGCGATTAAAGTTGAAATTTACTTTAGTAAAGACGATCAATGACTGTTAAGGTCCTATAGGAGAAATATTTTTTAGTTCGATTAACTGGTGGATTGATAAGCTTGTTTGTCTCAAAGGAGATGAGCACCGATAAAGTTCTTCAAGAAATTTCCAGAAATATGAGAAGAGCGTTAGTTAGACGATTGCCAACATGTAAACTAATCGCCTATTCCCAAGATAAGTTCTTGTCTAGAGTCAATTGTGAAAATATATTTCCCATGTAGAATAGACCAGTGAAATAGAAATAACTTTTCAAACTTACAGTGGGAATTTCTTCTTGCCTCTTATCAATAAGAAATTTGCGAATCAGAGTATAAAAGGGGCGCGAATTATCCTGAAAAAAAATGACAGAGTGACTGTTAACCTAGAACACGCCAAAAGCAATATCTTATATACTGAAATGGAATTGCACAAACCATTTCACAAAGATTGTGCTCAGAATCTTCGCTAGGAAAACTATCCAGAGACTTTTCACTTGACAAGCTTCTCAAAAATGAGTTCATAAATGCATCTGAATTCCTTCGTACAAATTGCTTTCCAGAGGGAGAAGGTTTAAAGTTTCCACCATATTTCCATAATCCATGTCCACCTCTATCTTTCCATTCACTATATGATTTCATTGCTAGTACACAATTCACTATTCTTGAAGATTTCCCACCCTAAAATGTAAAACATAATCAAACATTCACCAACTAATTGCTAGAGTCCACATGAATAAATACAAATTTGTTGCAAAAAAACAACCAAACTCAGCGAGTAGGAAGCACATCGCACATTCATTTACATACCTGTTCCAGATCAGAGGCTTCAAAGGTTGGAATCCCCATTTCCTCGACAGACACAAGGAAGTTTCTAACATTCTCAAAGTGTTGGAATACAGACAAAGCTGCCCCATCAGGTATATTAACAACATCTGAAGGAGCTTCAACTACCTAAACACAAACAAAAAGTTCAACATCTCTAACAGACTGCAAGTAACAAATTACATAACACAAAATTGACATATGTAATAAATCttaaaaatcaagaaacaaaCAAAAGCCTACTTTGGGAACAGCACCAGCTTGAATCTTATTAAGAACATTGCAAAGGATTATTCCACTTTGCAACTTGATCCTAAATTCATCTTCTGTTGGTTGAGCAGGCAAATCCTTAGCCCCAGCCTCAACAACtcctaacatttttcttatccaCCCTGCTGCTTCAAATCTTCTTAAGGCTGCAAATACCAATCAACCCATGTCATAAAACTCTAAAATTCACCTATTACATAACCAATGACTTCAGCACTTACCCATAAACCTTTACAAGCATGCACATCAAATATTATACCAaaacaattttattaaaaaaaaactaaaaaagaCCCAACAAAGAAAACCATTATAATAATCAAATTCCAATCACaattttcaagaacaagaaatatataaagagtacataaaaaaatcaagaaaaaatgAAAGATAGAAAAGAAACATACAAGCTTCATTAGCTTTTCTCGAGGCGAGATCAATGTCGCTTAACCTCTTGCCATGTTGTTGAATAACATCATCCAACATTGCTACCACTGAAAAATCTAGCATTCCCTGGCTACTCATTTTCACAAAAACAGACTACAATCTACACAAACTGCCTATATATCTATATAAAAAAATCTATATATAACCCACAAATTCAAGATATCAAAAACCCATCAAGATTTAAATGGGCTGCTCTAAAATCTCAAGAAAATCAAATGAGAATGTGGGTTTTGTTTCTCCCCCTCAAAACTCAATATATATGAAGTTTTTGCAAGAAAATGAAAGAATTTAAAGGATGAATGTTGAAATGGATGAAGAGAGAAAAAGGGGTTTTTTATATATGTTTAGAATATACAATCTTGGCTCTCCCCTACACTCCTCTTCTCCTTTTGAATAATTTGGATGAAGAGGTTTCTTGTTTTGTGTATGTAATGAAAATGGCTCTGTTTTGAGTTCTTGGTCATGTATATATCTGTGTATGTATTGTATTGTATTGTTTTGTTTAAACCCCTGTGTTTTATACACGTCCGAGCCTATTCCCGTGCCTTTCGGCACCAACACTTGGCGGTTCGTTCTTAACTTTTTTGAATACAAAATTACAAGAATAAATGTCAATAATTATAGTAAATTTAGTGACGTTTTAGAAAGGGGAAAATAAAAAGTCAAATGAGGGGCAAAATCTGCAAGCCGCAGTGAATCTTAAAGAATATGAAAATTAATTATAATTCGTAACAAAATATTTAGATTTGATTTTCTGCATTTGTATTAGATTTACTTAGTAATAATGACAGCTAAAATGAGCTTAATTACATCTACTTAAGTGATAAcatttattcaaaatattaatcatttatttataaaaaattaggGTGAAACTACGGGTGTTCGTGAATTTCAAAAACTTACGTAACAGACCCTACTCGACATGAATCAACTCTAATCTaacttaaaaaaaaattaatcaaattttaattcggcgaaaaattattaaaatcaaACTAAATAAATTGAGTTAGGATTTTTAATATAACCCGTATATtcaaatcatatatatatatatatatatatttaagactTTGTTTAGGTTGCAAAAAAGGTGATAAGGAAAAATTATCTTTTGTGTACGAATCATTAGGCCGGAATTTTTGACAAAATCGCATAGAAAAAATTGAATAATTTAACTTTTAAAATGTGTGTCTAAATAAATATAATGTATGAGCGATTTATATTAAGATCCATTTAGTTTCAAGTAAATGACTCCTTAATACATCATATTTGAATCCTCACATTTTCCAAAGTGAGCCACATGCCCTTACACCAAAAGAAAAATTATAATTTCTATTTTTTTACATTTAAGCCGACATGTTGGAAATTGTCTATCTCATATTCGTCAAGATGTGAAACCAATCATAATCTGTCTGACAGTCAAGATTTATGTTTACCTatcatcatagaagaacttgaaattcttgatcactcgaaggataaacttagagaagaagcagatgtaaaaactgtctttacctgattcCTGTAATCTTGGAACTTGGTGAATCTTATGTTGCACAAGTTGTAATTTTATCAAACTTTATGTTTTAATCTTATCTTCCATcagttttaaacttggggttagtcttgttaataggcatgaatttgtgtgaagcaatcttctcacaaattgggggagattgttgtaaaagacatgaaTGTACTTTAACtagactaagacaatttgtcaaccctaagtaagttgtattattatctaaatttgtattctatacttgtaacacttaaagtctgtaaaaatgcaaaggagcagactggagtctttttcctaaaacagtatcaagcctaaggattctatctggaagaagatcaagacgATCATGCatcagaagaattttgaagaagtttggagttgaataaatctgtttagagaaaaatgttctaagtcaagatctctacaagtcacatatttaatgttatagagaaattattcgagaactccagaatgacttatcgagaagtcattcaaactccagagagtaccgacggataagcaatatctactcgacggatgaggtttatatatccactcgatggatgaataacatatactcgacggatgagcaatatctactcgacggataagctatacatctactcgacggatgagcaatatctactcaaccGATAAGCAATATtcaccgggagtagagaagtcagaaAAGATaatcgagaactcaaaaagatatcgacaagtcattctttcactagagaactcagagttatcgacaagtctatatccattcgataattcagagatatctacaagtcaagtgaagttatgaagactagagatctcgatgagttgaagacctctacaagccaaactcattatggagtactagagatctcgataagactttgtacttatcgagatatcaagtgttcaaatgaatcaaactggagatctcgaagtacagtctcaaagtacagaattgcagatcagtttaatatccaagataaacaatcaacaaacaatccaacagctggattgacaagtctacaaaaaacagtttgaagtgtgtgcaagatcaatggtaaagattaactgacagatgaagattaaagtaaacacgggatactaaagatatgctaagccagaaatggaaaatttgtttttatataaatagaaatgataagtgacagtttagaaatgctaatagcatgtttattatccactgtgtaaaccagcagttaactgagctataaagttaacactggttcTCTAGTTataagtaacaatttagatcaaaattcttgtaacactctcgagaagaagctgagctctttaacttcgaagagcttagaaattttgtagcaaagtatcttaagttttaatacaaaaattaagtgagttttgaagacccgtgttctttattttgtgcaagtttaatttctgcatgaacacttttatatacaagatttaatttactttattcaaccattatctttcaagaaaagcctaaaattagaaaaacacattcacccacccaccccctctgtgtgtgattcattacctaacaagtggtatcaaagcaaaatttgaaagaaaacaaatttaagatcttgaaagaatgaatacacagaaaatcagtagcatcaaaattcctacctttgacaaagccaactacactctttggaaaaagaaaatgatgctgtttatcaggatggcaaatccattctacattcagatcctcaagaatggacccttcattcctatggtaagggttgaggaatctacagatggagacattatcataccagctcattatgctccaaaagatcctgctgAGTATACAGATTCtaaaaaggagaaagtttccctgtatagcagcttgcaaatgataatgattgagtcacttgacaatgtgatgtacaacaatattatcaATTGTGACAATGCCAAGcagatatgggaaaagattgagatattGTATGAAGGAAATGAGgaggttagatcaaatcaaagaaggatactgatttcacagtatgagagtttcatggctaagcctaaggaaaacattactgatgtgtttgaaagattcaacaagctgataaatgacttgcagcttcatgacaaatactatgaagctgaagaagtgaatctaaagttcttgcttactctccctgaccatttggaacaaaaaatctctgcaatcagggaaggaagagacttgagcataataactctggaagttctgtatgggattcttaaaatatatgaactagagatgattcaaaggcaatcgctgaggtctggtcaaggacatgtggtggatggctcaagtgctttaattattAATGAAAGCCACTCATTCAATAATGAACTAATATACCAAACTTTAGATGCCTTatcaagtgagcagagaacaaatgattcacaggagcaagtcatcttagagttggaaaaggatgagttttatactcttgaagaactggatgagctagatcagtctatggcctatctggctagaaaattctctaacattagagtaaagaagccaaggtacttcaggaataaaggacaatccttcaacaaagacaacagctggaaagagaaagggaagtacaattctgatagcaagagtggttacataactggatctgttgacagatctaatataaggtgcttcaattgtgatgaactaggacactttgctacagaatgcaggaaacccaaaaggcaaagaaagacaaagcttatcttgaactggaagcaaagtatgaagctcttctgaaaaagcaacagagcaaagcttacattgcagagggaaagagttgggataaTTGAGATAACGATGAAGAtaaggaagttggaaactatgctctaatggccttggagcaaggtgaatcatcctcatcaaaaggacaaacaccaattcttaccactattgatttaaatgtaaATTAATACAAgaaaactgttgaaaagatgagcaccgaaatgtttcacattcacacgagcatggttgttgctaataaagaagttagcagattaacaaaaataaataagaagctcgagagtgagaagcaagaaattgaattgttgttggttgagcttgaagctttaaaacaagaaaatgcatatctcaagaacaagctcaagtgtgcaaatgaaattgaagcagtgttaagggaaaAACTAGAAAAAaatgaagtaaagatgaaatctttcagaaatgcatctgaactgattgaacagtatcatgagaaaaataagctatgtgcaaacattgctattgtcCTCAAATATGAAGACATGAGTGACAAAAAGATGActataggtgacaaagggaaagccaagaagactgagaatgctccaacctttttgaaagaggttaatgtacctacattcaaagcatgtgtggtcaacttcagtgaagaagaattgataatCAAGTAAGAAATTGCCGATGtagataaagaaaagaaaactgaagaatcagttcagtcttcaaaaaatgaagagaagctcatgaacaaacacagtctcaagactcctgttcaagaaaccaaagctgtagatgcaagaaagaaaaagagaaatagaaatggaaaaatagggataaacaaaagcaataattttgcttatgttgcaaatgctcctagaaagaagtgtgaaaaatgtggctctccaaatcatctaactcacctttgtaaaaaggttgttagcaagccagttgaaggagcttgcaaatataatgaagctaattctaatgatccctattcattttatgacaagtttgactacattccttgcaacatgaaggtaatgaaaagttgtcataaactgagagtagaccttaaagaatcaagaaatgaatctacatcagaaggaaaacatgTACAACAATCACTAAATTCTGTTTCTTCTAAaattactcattctacttctcctgaaaaagttaccaagaagaaactacccaacactgcttgggtttccaaacacacttaagactcattgtgtgcaggacaagtgaagaaagtcatctggatcatagacagtggatatTCTAGGAATATGACTGAtggtaaagccctgctatcacaatttgagtagaaagctggcccatttgtgacctttggagacaacagcagcggattcaaaatgggatatggcaagaatgtattgaaaatgttgtctttgtataatgtagcactggtagctgatctTGAAGTGAGTCTTTTCAAAATTATCATATTGTAGACAATGGTCTCAAGCCTTATTCTACAAGGAGAATGCActgttatcagcaagaaaactagTGAAGTTGTTCTGAAGgaagcaaggaaaggaagcttgtttgttgaatattttgactcaacaaataagaatggtatttgctgcttctacaccaaggtatcagGAGAAAGAAACAAGCTTGCTCAAGTTGAAGATTGTAAAGTTTGTCAGACTAAAGAAATGAAGAAACTCCCAACAAGAGAATCATGgcaaatggaagctcatctcatacacctgagtttgattgcacagcctcagggggagaaagaggacCTTCAGATACTGGAAGGAAGCTCAACTGGGGATTATGACATTCCAAGGGAATCAATTTTAGAGCTGTTGGTTTCATAGATAAAAATTCTGTCTTTCTAAGACTTGTATCCTAATTTAGCATTAAAACTTTTTGCACCAACGGAAAAACagctagctgacatttttactaaacctttggatgaagaaactttcact
Encoded here:
- the LOC141663659 gene encoding kinesin-like protein KIN-14F produces the protein MSSQGMLDFSVVAMLDDVIQQHGKRLSDIDLASRKANEASLRRFEAAGWIRKMLGVVEAGAKDLPAQPTEDEFRIKLQSGIILCNVLNKIQAGAVPKVVEAPSDVVNIPDGAALSVFQHFENVRNFLVSVEEMGIPTFEASDLEQGGKSSRIVNCVLAMKSYSEWKDRGGHGLWKYGGNFKPSPSGKQFVRRNSDAFMNSFLRSLSSEKSLDSFPSEDSEHNLCEMDNSRPFYTLIRKFLIDKRQEEIPTIMENLLSKVTEEFESRLATQNEQMKNVATALNVSCTNNILPCPMSGEMTSGTEMSELVKVECKGVFSDEVDSKVLKKHVLFQKQNKDLQDLKHTVSAAKLDIQLMQKKYQEEIHCLGQHLHSLAHAASGYQKVLEENRKLYNQVQDLKGSIRVYCRVRPFLPGQPNRLSTLGSIDNGNITLIIPSKNGKEGRKSFTYNQVFGPSATQEMVFSDMKPLIRSVLDGYNVCIFAYGQTGSGKTYTMSGPNNLTEDTLGVNYRALGDLFFISEQRKDIVHYDVFVQMLEIYNEQVRDLLVTDGLHKKLEIRNSSQNGLNVPDANLVPVTSTSEVMELMNLGQKNRAVSCTAMNDRSSRSHSCLTVHVRGRDLKSGTELRGCMHLVDLAGSERVDKSEVVGDRLKEAQHINKSLSALGDVISSLAQKNAHVPYRNSKLTQLLQDALGGQAKTLMFVHISPEADAIGETVSTLKFAERVSTVELGAARANKDSANVKELKEQIASLKEALAKKEGQENTQQSTLCRMMSAGSTTSSSSWQSVGNFEVNNNLQKLERRNSLDPRDLLNGSASLVDVDMVHKQDGINMNGTCLGQQWEEDDHQLPKMPSNKYIPDPSKIYPEQPMNKNDILNHDMNRHEVVTTDGYDELDVATSDSSEADSLWQLNVPKTTSIPTLKGSTLRTKTPKQENHPERSLIPQPPARRQSTGTVSAMPKNARRPVSGDGRRKTGKLKIEKH